One genomic region from Ornithinicoccus hortensis encodes:
- a CDS encoding HAD-IIA family hydrolase, protein MTQGTSGSRPGPYRAIICDLDGVVYRGGMACPGAVEGLTAARAAGIRVLYLTNNAGHRPEEVEERLRGLGLPVASGEVITSSMVAAAHVATLTPPREDAVTLAVGGPGVRLCLERAGVRTVSPADLSDGDGPPVWAVVQGYGAQLTVSDLNEAAYAIHDGALWVATNADSTLPTERGLAPGNGSMLAAVGHGTGRTPDLVVGKPERPAFQRCLEVLGLAPEEVLTIGDRLDTDIAGARAVGIPTALVLTGVHDRDDVEAAAPERCPDIIVDTIPDLGLVAGG, encoded by the coding sequence GTGACCCAGGGGACCTCCGGGAGTCGTCCCGGGCCGTACCGGGCGATCATCTGCGACCTCGATGGTGTGGTCTACCGCGGCGGTATGGCCTGCCCGGGCGCAGTCGAAGGGCTCACCGCGGCCCGGGCGGCCGGGATCCGGGTGCTGTACCTGACCAACAACGCCGGGCACCGGCCCGAAGAGGTGGAGGAGCGGCTGCGGGGGCTCGGGCTGCCCGTCGCGTCCGGCGAGGTGATCACCAGCTCCATGGTCGCTGCGGCGCACGTGGCGACCCTGACCCCTCCTCGTGAGGACGCCGTGACCCTCGCCGTGGGCGGACCCGGAGTGCGGCTGTGCCTGGAGCGCGCCGGGGTCAGGACCGTGAGCCCGGCCGACCTCAGCGACGGTGACGGTCCGCCGGTGTGGGCCGTGGTCCAGGGGTACGGGGCCCAGCTGACTGTGTCCGACCTCAACGAGGCCGCCTACGCCATCCACGACGGTGCCCTGTGGGTGGCGACCAATGCGGACAGCACGCTGCCCACCGAACGGGGCCTCGCCCCCGGCAACGGCTCGATGCTCGCAGCCGTCGGACACGGCACGGGACGCACGCCCGACCTGGTGGTCGGCAAGCCGGAGCGGCCCGCCTTCCAACGCTGCCTCGAGGTGTTGGGCCTGGCGCCCGAGGAGGTCCTGACGATCGGCGACCGGTTGGACACCGACATCGCCGGCGCCCGCGCCGTGGGGATCCCCACCGCCCTGGTGCTGACCGGGGTGCACGACCGGGACGACGTCGAGGCGGCCGCGCCGGAGCGCT